Within the Pyramidobacter piscolens W5455 genome, the region TCATGAACAGTTTGCCGACGATCATGATCGCGAGGATCATCACCATGATCGCAATCGCGCCGCCCAGTTTGACTTCCTTGTGCGGCTTTGCCGTTTTTTCCGCCATACCTCTCAATCCTCCCGTATCAAAAACAAAACCGTGCCCTTCGTCAGGGCCCTTTACGCCGCGGGCCGGCACGGAACCGCCGGCCGCAAAAAAACAACGCGCCGCCTTTCGGGCGACAAAAGATTGGATACAGATTTGAATCCGTGCGATTAGTATAGTTAAAGATACTTCACTTGTCAATAAAAGACATTCTCCCGCGCGAAAATTTCTTTCGTTCGCGTCTCCGGCAATCTCCAACGAAAAAAGCGGAAACTTCCACGCAAAAAAAATGACGGACGCCGCGTGTGCGGACATTCCATCATAGAAAAAACGCGTTATTGTCTTTCCGTTTCCTCCAACAGCGAGCGGTAACGGAACGTGTTCAGCACGTGCTCCTCCATCAGCCGGCGGCTGCGCTCCGCCTCGTGAGCCTCGAGCGCGTCGATGATCAGGGAATGTTCCTTCCAGCTCGGCACGTTTTCGCCCGTCGGGCGCGTTCGTTCCCGATAAAAGCGGGTGTAAAGCAGCGTATACATCGTGGAGCGCCAATAACTGCTGTTGAAGAAGCGCAGCAGGTACACGTTGCCGGAAAAGGAGACGATCAGGCGGTGCAGCTCTTCGTTCAGTTGCGCGTACTGCGCTTTTTCCTCAGGGGTTTGCCGCTCTCGTCCGAACAGCTCCGCTTCTTTGGCGTTGATCGCGCGCAGCACCATCACGTGCTCCGGCGTGCAGGCATGCGCCAGCCGCGCCGCGGCGGCCCCTTCCACGGCGGCGCGGCTGTAGAAAATCTGCCGCATATCCTCCGACGACAATGCCGGCAGCAGATAGCCTTTACGGCCCCGCTCCTTGACCAGAATGCCTTCCGCAACCAGCCGGCTGAGCGCGGTGCGCAGCGGCGTGCGGCTCATCGACAGCCGTTTGGACAGATC harbors:
- a CDS encoding GntR family transcriptional regulator, which translates into the protein MEQQVEALKQNAELRAFNTVVELIRQREIVPGQRLFEPDLSKRLSMSRTPLRTALSRLVAEGILVKERGRKGYLLPALSSEDMRQIFYSRAAVEGAAAARLAHACTPEHVMVLRAINAKEAELFGRERQTPEEKAQYAQLNEELHRLIVSFSGNVYLLRFFNSSYWRSTMYTLLYTRFYRERTRPTGENVPSWKEHSLIIDALEAHEAERSRRLMEEHVLNTFRYRSLLEETERQ